In Solanum pennellii chromosome 3, SPENNV200, a single window of DNA contains:
- the LOC107012181 gene encoding probable receptor-like protein kinase At5g24010 — MAILLSFLTLSLLFIPFSISSSPNYIFPEKHFINCGSDSSILLNRGGGTTTFSADPHHTDSVKDHTTTAASAGIYQTARKFTKSGSYNLPIDEYGVYMVRLHFFAFLSLFDAEFSVSAAGFLLLSNFSIPRNITSPVIKEFLVPVLKGRNLEIIFRPDSSFAFVNAIEAFVTPQGFISNFNDTTHVTSSNNDLSSTVLNVIHRINVGGSDITDDTDTMRRNWVADDDYLLIKTLAMNHSIYSNRPKYDQERGATQYDAPDLVYKTAKEMNSSHVETQSNNFFNITWGFDVKRNGTFFVRLHFCDIVSVQRNGTVFNAYIYGMFGKPISPYDRFGDFGVPFYVDFVVDSDGSGFMNISVGPRNDSRSINAFLNGVEIMELINYRVEWSGQTKKNVYIIVGSVVGGAVLISVSIIVILCCLKPRKAQTVENSSWWPRMSVKSGSTDDRTTVRTPIGSTTPDMNLGLKISFAEILHATNKFDPKFMIGEGGFGKVYKGILHSGVKVAVKRSEAGHGQGLMEFQTEIMLLSKIRHHHLVSLIGYCDEQNEMILVYEFMAKGTLREHLYSSNEDLGKSSSRSELSWDQRLQICIGAANGLQYLHAGLPEPTIHRDIKSTNILLDEDFVAKVADFGLSKSGQPEETHIVTDVKGSFGYLDPEYLKSMQLTQKSDVYSFGVVLLEVLCARPAVDNLLPRNQMNLAEWGLSWLKENQIEKIIDPFLVGKINPNSLRKFGETAEKCLQENGTDRPNMMDVLWDLNYARQLQHPTMAQQSHEDTKSDVSWQMALPGINRLPSINVSTSCVSVTESEVLSELRIDETR, encoded by the coding sequence ATGGCTATTCTCCTTTCATTTCTCACTCTTTCTCTTCTCTTCATTCCATTTTCCATTTCCTCATCACCTAATTACATCTTCCCTGAAAAACACTTCATCAATTGTGGTTCTGATTCTTCCATCCTACTCAACCGCGGTGGCGGCACCACTACTTTTTCCGCCGACCCCCACCACACTGACTCCGTTAAAGACCACACTACTACTGCAGCGTCAGCTGGAATCTATCAAACTGCTAGAAAGTTCACTAAATCTGGGTCATACAATCTTCCAATTGATGAATATGGGGTTTACATGGTACGGCTTCATTTCTTTGCTTTCCTTTCTCTATTTGATGCGGAATTTAGTGTTTCCGCTGCTGGGTTTTTGCTATTGTCCAATTTCAGTATACCCAGAAACATAACTTCCCCTGTTATCAAAGAGTTTCTGGTTCCTGTACTAAAAGGTCGTAATTTGGAAATCATTTTCAGACCTGATTCTTCTTTTGCATTTGTTAATGCAATAGAAGCATTTGTTACTCCTCAAGGTTTCATTTCTAATTTCAATGACACCACCCATGTCACTAGCAGTAACAATGATTTGTCCTCGACTGTTTTGAATGTTATTCATAGAATTAATGTTGGGGGTTCTGATATCACCGATGATACGGATACCATGAGAAGAAATTGGGTAGCTGATGATGATTACTTACTTATCAAAACATTAGCTATGAATCATTCAATATATAGTAATAGGCCTAAATATGATCAAGAAAGAGGGGCTACTCAGTATGATGCTCCTGATTTGGTTTATAAAACTGCCAAAGAAATGAATAGTAGTCATGTTGAGACTCAAAGTAACAACTTCTTTAACATAACTTGGGGTTTTGATGTGAAGAGGAATGGTACATTTTTCGTACGTCTACACTTTTGTGACATTGTTAGTGTTCAGCGGAATGGTACAGTTTTCAATGCATACATATATGGTATGTTTGGTAAGCCAATTAGTCCATATGATAGATTTGGAGATTTTGGAGTTcctttttatgttgattttgtGGTGGATTCAGATGGTTCTGGTTTTATGAATATCTCAGTTGGTCCTCGGAATGATTCAAGGTCTATAAATGCTTTTCTGAATGGGGTGGAAATCATGGAGTTGATTAATTATCGGGTTGAGTGGAGTGGACAAACCAAGAAGAATGTTTATATAATTGTTGGTTCTGTTGTTGGAGGCGCGGTTCTCATTTCTGTTTCTATCATAGTGATCTTGTGTTGTTTGaaaccaagaaaagcacaaaCGGTTGAGAACTCGAGTTGGTGGCCAAGGATGAGTGTTAAATCTGGAAGTACAGATGATAGGACTACTGTAAGAACTCCAATTGGTAGCACTACTCCTGATATGAACCTTGGGTTAAAGATATCTTTCGCGGAGATTTTGCATGCTACTAATAAGTTTGATCCCAAATTTATGATTGGTGAGGGTGGTTTTGGGAAAGTTTACAAAGGAATTTTACACAGTGGTGTTAAAGTGGCCGTGAAAAGAAGCGAAGCTGGACATGGCCAGGGTCTTATGGAATTCCAAACTGAGATAATGCTCTTGTCCAAAATCCGCCATCACCATCTTGTTTCATTGATTGGTTATTGTGATGAACAAAATGAGATGATACTTGTTTATGAATTCATGGCGAAGGGAACTTTGAGAGAGCATTTGTATAGTTCAAATGAAGATCTTGGTAAATCATCTTCACGGTCAGAATTATCGTGGGATCAAAGGCTTCAAATTTGTATAGGTGCAGCTAATGGTCTACAGTACCTTCATGCCGGCTTACCTGAGCCAACTATTCACAGGGATATTAAGTCAACGAACATACTTCttgatgaagattttgttgCCAAAGTTGCTGATTTCGGTCTCTCCAAATCAGGTCAACCTGAAGAAACACACATTGTTACTGATGTTAAAGGTAGCTTCGGTTATCTTGATCCCGAGTACCTGAAATCAATGCAACTAACTCAAAAGTCTGATGTCTATTCTTTTGGAGTTGTACTTCTTGAAGTACTTTGTGCTAGACCAGCTGTTGATAACCTGCTTCCAAGAAATCAAATGAACTTAGCTGAATGGGGACTTTCTTGGCTAAAAGAAAACCAGATCGAAAAGATAATCGATCCATTTCTTGTTGGTAAAATTAACCCAAACTCCCTAAGGAAATTCGGAGAAACAGCAGAGAAGTGTCTGCAAGAGAATGGCACTGATAGGCCTAATATGATGGATGTGTTGTGGGACTTGAATTACGCTCGACAGCTTCAACACCCTACAATGGCCCAACAATCTCATGAGGATACCAAATCCGATGTTTCGTGGCAAATGGCATTGCCTGGTATAAATCGCTTACCTTCTATAAATGTAAGCACAAGCTGTGTCAGTGTCACTGAAAGCGAGGTTCTTTCAGAATTGAGGATCGATGAAACCAGATGA